Proteins encoded in a region of the Clostridium beijerinckii genome:
- a CDS encoding Uma2 family endonuclease, producing the protein MHIEENRMFTLEEYEKLQHKYKYNIEFINGDVVLHSKTSVKHNEIVNNIQFKLMSYLTNSKCKVYTEQIEIKFHNDKDIINIFPDVFVMCEDGKKVGESFVSPPKIIFEVVSPNYSGHDYITKLQIYQRYGVLEYVIVEQTGEMIQYNLVDGVFKPSINEYYSSNIFEGLFIKTEEILE; encoded by the coding sequence ATGCATATAGAAGAAAATAGAATGTTTACTTTAGAAGAATATGAGAAGTTACAACATAAATATAAATATAATATAGAGTTCATAAATGGAGATGTTGTTCTTCATTCTAAAACCTCTGTTAAACATAATGAGATAGTAAATAATATTCAATTTAAGCTTATGAGCTACTTAACTAATAGTAAATGTAAAGTATATACTGAGCAAATAGAAATAAAATTTCATAATGATAAGGATATAATAAATATATTTCCAGATGTATTTGTAATGTGTGAAGATGGAAAAAAAGTTGGAGAAAGCTTCGTATCTCCACCAAAGATAATATTCGAAGTGGTTTCTCCTAATTATTCAGGACATGATTATATAACCAAACTTCAAATATATCAAAGGTATGGAGTTTTAGAATATGTAATAGTTGAGCAGACAGGTGAGATGATTCAGTATAATCTGGTAGATGGCGTATTTAAGCCTTCTATAAATGAGTATTACTCCAGTAATATTTTTGAAGGATTATTTATTAAAACAGAAGAAATATTAGAATAG
- a CDS encoding DUF2442 domain-containing protein, giving the protein MNNPKIKKIKIDSQQYILIVLFDNGILKEIDFKEKLQDDFYSDLKNKMLFEQAQVDIGGYGVSWNEDIDISEYELWNIGKVISNESILF; this is encoded by the coding sequence ATGAATAATCCTAAAATAAAGAAAATAAAGATAGATTCTCAGCAATATATTTTAATAGTTTTATTTGATAATGGAATACTTAAAGAGATTGATTTTAAAGAAAAACTGCAAGATGATTTCTACAGTGATTTAAAAAATAAGATGTTATTTGAACAAGCACAAGTTGATATTGGTGGTTATGGTGTAAGCTGGAATGAGGATATTGATATTAGTGAATATGAACTTTGGAATATTGGGAAAGTTATTAGCAATGAGTCCATTTTATTCTAG
- a CDS encoding YqaJ viral recombinase family protein yields the protein MEERDLKFIYGNEIGIILGINAKKTIKELYEEKLKKGQSRHINLKEEYEEIYWFNTLKEILCKEFTIRSGKKVRKELKTIIDEEYEFMCCKVDRRIVGENSILLCSIYNGINFDEEINKNVFLECQHNMRVTKADKCYFACLINSRKFVFKEIHRDEKVISKIVNEEKVFFYDHILKEISPR from the coding sequence ATGGAAGAAAGAGATTTAAAATTCATTTATGGGAATGAGATAGGGATAATATTAGGTATAAATGCAAAGAAAACAATAAAAGAATTATATGAAGAGAAGTTAAAAAAAGGTCAGAGTAGACATATAAATCTTAAGGAAGAATATGAAGAAATTTATTGGTTTAATACTTTAAAGGAGATTTTATGTAAAGAATTCACCATAAGAAGTGGTAAGAAGGTAAGAAAAGAATTAAAAACAATTATTGATGAAGAATATGAATTTATGTGTTGTAAAGTAGATAGAAGAATAGTTGGTGAAAACTCTATTTTACTTTGTAGCATATATAATGGAATTAACTTTGATGAAGAAATAAATAAAAATGTTTTTCTTGAATGTCAACATAATATGAGAGTTACAAAAGCCGATAAATGCTATTTTGCATGTTTAATAAACAGCAGAAAATTTGTATTTAAAGAGATACATAGAGATGAAAAGGTGATTTCAAAGATAGTTAATGAAGAAAAAGTATTTTTTTATGATCATATCTTAAAGGAAATTTCACCTAGGTAA
- a CDS encoding Rpn family recombination-promoting nuclease/putative transposase, with protein MSKGLLDPKVDFVFKNIFGSEKNPEILISFLNATLKPKNIITSVKIKGNDIAKQFIEDKYSRLDVKATTSNNEIINIEIQLKNEHNMIKRSMYYLSKMYEEQLGEGEDYSKLGRTVCINILNFKYLKTERFHTAYRLKEIETNEELTDIIEMHFIEIPKLEENSDEKDLLVAWTEFLKDPESEKVRSLEMTVEEIRRAKDQLVRMSNDAEQREIYEMRAKILKDKVSALNKAKEEGREEGKIEMAIEMLKDGEPIEKIIKYSKLDESEILELKKKI; from the coding sequence ATGAGCAAAGGTTTGTTAGATCCTAAAGTAGATTTTGTATTTAAAAATATATTTGGCTCTGAGAAAAATCCTGAAATATTAATATCGTTTCTAAATGCTACTTTAAAGCCTAAGAATATAATAACAAGTGTTAAGATAAAAGGTAATGACATTGCAAAGCAATTTATAGAAGATAAATATTCTAGATTAGATGTAAAAGCAACCACAAGTAATAATGAAATAATTAATATAGAAATACAACTAAAAAATGAACATAATATGATAAAAAGAAGTATGTATTATTTAAGTAAAATGTATGAAGAGCAGTTAGGAGAAGGTGAAGACTACTCAAAGCTTGGACGAACGGTTTGTATAAACATTTTAAATTTTAAGTATTTAAAAACTGAACGTTTTCATACAGCATATAGACTTAAGGAGATAGAAACTAATGAAGAATTGACAGACATAATAGAAATGCATTTTATTGAAATTCCTAAATTAGAAGAAAATAGTGATGAAAAAGATTTATTAGTTGCATGGACTGAATTTTTAAAAGATCCAGAAAGTGAAAAGGTAAGAAGTCTTGAAATGACAGTAGAAGAAATAAGACGTGCAAAAGATCAACTAGTAAGAATGAGTAATGATGCTGAGCAGAGAGAGATTTACGAGATGAGAGCTAAAATATTAAAGGATAAGGTAAGTGCACTTAATAAGGCAAAAGAAGAAGGTAGGGAAGAAGGAAAAATAGAAATGGCGATAGAGATGCTAAAGGATGGAGAGCCAATAGAAAAAATAATTAAGTACTCAAAGCTTGATGAAAGTGAAATTTTGGAACTTAAAAAGAAGATATAG
- a CDS encoding helix-turn-helix domain-containing protein, protein MNYDYIEHLASKAKGGDLKAKENLIKEFTPLINSLSMRTFIHGYEKCDIKNECFLMLFYCIAKYDLNTHRFVAYATNSIKNNLLVLLKRYDNRKDIDGYFSLSDDIECNTSLSNDMEDESMNLEYENIKLLSAIKNNLSDSERYLINFVFFMKNTLTNYAYHENVSYMTALKRKKKALKKLKSCIVGGNELWELTI, encoded by the coding sequence GTGAATTATGATTATATTGAACACTTAGCCTCAAAGGCTAAGGGTGGTGACCTTAAAGCTAAAGAAAATTTAATTAAGGAATTTACTCCACTTATAAATTCCTTATCTATGAGAACATTTATCCATGGTTATGAAAAATGCGATATCAAAAATGAGTGCTTCTTAATGCTTTTTTACTGCATAGCTAAGTACGATTTAAATACTCATCGTTTTGTTGCCTATGCCACAAATTCCATAAAAAATAATCTACTTGTTCTACTAAAAAGATACGATAATCGAAAAGATATTGATGGATATTTCTCTTTAAGTGATGATATTGAGTGTAATACTTCTCTAAGTAATGATATGGAAGATGAAAGTATGAATCTTGAATATGAGAACATTAAACTATTATCTGCAATAAAAAATAATTTAAGCGATTCAGAGAGGTATTTAATAAACTTTGTCTTTTTTATGAAAAATACCCTTACAAATTATGCTTATCATGAGAATGTATCATATATGACAGCTTTAAAAAGAAAGAAAAAAGCTTTAAAAAAATTAAAAAGTTGTATTGTTGGAGGTAATGAATTATGGGAATTAACGATATGA
- a CDS encoding Rpn family recombination-promoting nuclease/putative transposase: MCKLNPKVDFAFKKLFGSEENKCILISFINSIISEENQIKNIELKNPYNISNYRKGKMTILDIKAVDEKGIWYDIEMQIAEQGYYDKRALYYWSKVYSDQIESGDDFELLRKTIGINILDFNYLKEEDFHNIYRMYNEKTKEEFSDLFEMHFIELNKFKKDYKDIKTALDRWVSFLNRAYEIDKDEIPKELGEDENIKIAIEKLDIMYLDKEEREIYENDLKALRIHKAEIKTAEENGIKKGREEGEKKKAFEIAKNLLDVLDNETIAIKTGLTIDEIEKLRYN, from the coding sequence ATGTGTAAATTAAATCCAAAAGTAGATTTTGCATTTAAAAAGCTCTTTGGAAGTGAGGAAAATAAATGCATATTAATTTCATTTATAAATTCCATAATATCAGAAGAAAATCAAATAAAAAATATAGAGCTAAAAAACCCATATAATATTTCAAATTATAGAAAAGGTAAAATGACAATCCTTGATATAAAAGCAGTAGATGAAAAAGGCATATGGTATGATATAGAAATGCAAATAGCAGAACAAGGATATTATGATAAAAGAGCACTTTATTATTGGTCAAAGGTGTATTCTGATCAAATTGAAAGTGGAGATGATTTTGAACTTTTAAGAAAGACAATAGGAATAAATATATTAGATTTTAATTATCTAAAAGAAGAAGATTTTCATAATATTTATAGAATGTATAATGAAAAAACAAAAGAAGAATTTTCAGATTTATTTGAGATGCACTTTATAGAATTAAATAAATTTAAGAAGGATTATAAAGATATAAAAACAGCATTAGATAGATGGGTTAGCTTTTTAAATAGAGCTTATGAAATAGATAAAGATGAAATACCCAAAGAATTAGGAGAAGATGAGAATATAAAAATAGCTATAGAAAAATTAGACATAATGTATTTAGATAAAGAAGAAAGAGAAATATATGAAAATGATTTAAAGGCTTTACGTATACATAAGGCAGAAATTAAGACAGCGGAAGAAAATGGTATTAAAAAAGGAAGAGAAGAAGGAGAAAAGAAAAAAGCTTTTGAGATAGCTAAAAATTTATTAGATGTTTTGGATAATGAAACTATAGCAATTAAAACCGGATTGACTATAGATGAAATAGAAAAGTTAAGATACAACTAG
- a CDS encoding DUF1659 domain-containing protein has translation MAVAKQIKTTSLSIEVQSGLDKAGDPIYSKKSFANVRTDVAPENAYAVGEAIKSVMSTGTRSTLLNESSSLTQE, from the coding sequence ATGGCAGTAGCAAAACAAATTAAAACTACATCTTTAAGTATCGAGGTTCAAAGTGGATTGGATAAAGCCGGCGACCCAATCTATAGCAAGAAAAGTTTCGCAAATGTGAGGACTGACGTAGCTCCAGAAAATGCATATGCAGTAGGAGAAGCAATTAAGAGTGTCATGTCCACTGGTACAAGATCTACTTTATTAAATGAATCTTCAAGTCTTACTCAAGAATAA
- a CDS encoding DUF4160 domain-containing protein, with amino-acid sequence MPEISLFFGIRITINYNDYVPPHFYAEYNGEKALVDIINGRVMKGYLPKRQLKLVLAWAEIHKDELMQNWELARSHQALYRIAPLS; translated from the coding sequence TTGCCAGAAATAAGCCTATTTTTTGGAATAAGAATTACTATAAATTATAATGATTATGTACCACCACATTTTTATGCTGAATATAATGGTGAAAAGGCATTGGTAGATATTATTAATGGTAGAGTTATGAAAGGATATTTGCCTAAGAGACAATTGAAATTGGTTTTAGCTTGGGCTGAAATTCACAAGGATGAATTGATGCAAAACTGGGAATTGGCTAGAAGTCACCAAGCATTATATAGAATAGCACCATTGAGTTAG
- a CDS encoding DUF2442 domain-containing protein: MEYMPEVIQVRPTNDFKVYVYFDDGSIKLYDAKELINKGIFTKVKDINVFKETCTVLNGTLAWDLDGNYNENTCLDIDPFEIYENSPDVDE, translated from the coding sequence ATGGAATATATGCCAGAAGTTATTCAAGTAAGACCAACAAATGATTTCAAAGTTTATGTTTATTTTGATGATGGTTCAATTAAGCTATATGATGCTAAGGAGTTAATAAATAAAGGTATATTTACTAAAGTTAAGGATATAAATGTTTTTAAGGAAACTTGTACTGTTTTAAATGGAACACTGGCTTGGGATTTGGATGGTAATTATAATGAAAATACATGTTTAGATATTGATCCGTTTGAGATATATGAAAATTCTCCAGATGTAGATGAGTAG
- a CDS encoding helix-turn-helix domain-containing protein, whose protein sequence is MSKSQAQYNKFKEFLLVNNIKQSELAEHIGRSSSFVNNALNGRGARFTSEDLNAIRCLFNIKIGEYF, encoded by the coding sequence ATGTCAAAGTCACAAGCTCAATATAATAAATTTAAGGAATTCTTATTGGTGAATAACATCAAACAAAGTGAGTTAGCAGAACACATTGGCAGATCAAGTTCTTTTGTTAACAATGCGTTAAATGGAAGAGGCGCAAGATTTACTTCAGAAGATTTAAACGCAATAAGATGCTTATTTAATATTAAAATAGGTGAATATTTTTAA
- a CDS encoding Fic family protein, producing MLFERNITFSDVVPQLEINKLIILIKRLLPDVVFNMASLEGNPFTYPEVQTLLDGITIGGHRLSDEQQVHRIKEGWNLLFEMVRKDNITIGKELFNDFNKIIAKDEALICGQFRTGQVRIGGTDFMPPKYDELEVIFATELPQIIDRCKTKTDLAFEMFLWGALNKFYYDGNKRTSRLVCNYILISNGQGVLNVKAKDRLEFNTLMLEFYNTRKADNIVEFFYKKCLERYI from the coding sequence ATGTTATTTGAGCGAAATATTACATTTTCCGATGTTGTACCTCAATTAGAAATAAATAAATTAATTATATTGATAAAAAGATTATTGCCAGATGTTGTATTTAATATGGCGAGCTTAGAAGGAAATCCATTTACATATCCAGAAGTACAAACACTTTTAGATGGAATAACAATTGGCGGTCATAGATTAAGTGATGAGCAACAAGTTCATCGTATAAAAGAAGGTTGGAATTTATTATTTGAAATGGTGAGGAAAGATAATATAACAATAGGGAAAGAACTTTTTAATGATTTCAATAAAATAATCGCAAAAGATGAAGCATTAATATGTGGGCAATTTAGAACAGGACAGGTTAGGATTGGTGGAACAGATTTTATGCCACCCAAATATGATGAATTAGAAGTTATATTTGCTACTGAATTGCCACAAATTATAGATAGATGTAAGACAAAGACGGATTTAGCATTTGAAATGTTCCTATGGGGGGCTTTAAATAAATTTTATTATGATGGAAATAAGAGAACATCAAGATTAGTATGTAACTATATATTGATTTCTAATGGCCAAGGAGTATTAAATGTTAAAGCTAAAGATAGATTAGAATTTAATACTTTGATGTTAGAATTTTATAATACTAGAAAAGCAGATAATATTGTGGAGTTTTTCTATAAAAAATGTTTGGAAAGATATATATAG
- a CDS encoding helix-turn-helix domain-containing protein: protein MNITGIILKNLRLKKNITLDQLASEINKTFDINITGSMLSKWETGKAAPIYDHLKRLASYYNVTTDFLLGFDQYENLISVDSSANLNKTKPKIRYSKKANKVKTLAKLLENDKITLKDLLIFEDFIRIYISKKSKNLYR from the coding sequence ATGAATATAACAGGTATAATCCTTAAGAACTTGCGATTAAAAAAGAATATTACTCTAGATCAGCTAGCTTCTGAGATAAATAAAACATTTGATATTAATATTACTGGAAGCATGCTTTCTAAATGGGAAACTGGTAAAGCAGCACCAATATATGATCACTTGAAACGCTTAGCCTCATACTATAATGTCACTACAGACTTTCTTCTTGGTTTTGATCAATATGAAAACTTAATTAGCGTTGATTCTTCTGCTAATTTAAATAAGACAAAACCTAAAATACGTTATTCTAAAAAGGCCAATAAAGTAAAAACACTAGCAAAATTATTGGAAAACGATAAGATTACTCTTAAAGATCTTTTAATCTTTGAGGATTTTATTCGTATTTATATATCAAAAAAATCAAAAAATTTATATAGGTAG
- a CDS encoding phage replisome organizer N-terminal domain-containing protein: MKGIEWIKLNTNMCEDETMRLIDSLPLRDSANYVWIRLLLQAGKVNDGGLIYLKKDVPYTKEMLSILFNRPLDIIEKVLEILESFKLIKIYENNIIKICNWEKHQNIEGMKRVKEGTRERVKNFRERKKKEKELVENKLNADEACNNAIDEGSDTNKIGKNKNCNANVTLQKEKREEDKEHKKKNIDKKENKEKNKINDVALTKEDDETCDKAHKQTKIVSSSHDEIKSQALRIIKTLEEDNKIIRGVTLSWVIKALTIHKEKYIEMAVREAIERNKLDINYINGILKNWLKEGYPKDYEDMEFNNCNAGNSSAVKEKPKLRFINFEPRQYDYDDLEKKLLGWIEDS, translated from the coding sequence ATGAAGGGGATAGAGTGGATTAAGCTAAATACAAATATGTGTGAAGATGAAACAATGAGATTAATTGACTCACTGCCATTAAGAGATTCTGCAAATTATGTATGGATAAGACTGCTTTTACAGGCAGGAAAGGTTAATGATGGTGGACTAATATATTTAAAAAAAGACGTGCCTTATACTAAAGAAATGCTGTCTATATTATTTAACAGACCATTAGATATTATAGAAAAGGTTCTAGAGATATTAGAATCTTTTAAGCTTATTAAAATATATGAAAATAACATAATAAAAATATGTAACTGGGAAAAACATCAAAATATTGAAGGAATGAAAAGAGTAAAAGAGGGTACTCGTGAAAGAGTTAAAAACTTTAGAGAGAGAAAGAAAAAAGAAAAGGAACTTGTAGAGAATAAATTAAATGCTGATGAAGCTTGTAATAATGCCATAGATGAAGGAAGTGACACTAATAAAATTGGCAAAAATAAAAACTGTAACGCAAATGTAACGCTACAGAAAGAGAAGAGAGAAGAAGATAAAGAACACAAGAAAAAGAATATAGATAAAAAAGAGAATAAAGAAAAAAATAAGATAAATGATGTTGCTTTAACAAAGGAAGATGATGAAACTTGTGATAAAGCTCATAAACAGACTAAAATTGTCTCTTCGTCTCATGATGAAATAAAATCACAGGCTCTTAGAATTATAAAAACTTTAGAAGAAGATAATAAAATCATAAGAGGGGTTACTTTAAGCTGGGTAATAAAAGCGTTAACGATTCATAAAGAAAAGTATATAGAAATGGCTGTTAGAGAGGCTATAGAAAGGAATAAGCTTGATATAAATTATATTAATGGTATCCTTAAGAACTGGCTTAAGGAAGGATATCCCAAAGACTATGAAGATATGGAGTTTAATAATTGTAATGCAGGCAATTCATCAGCTGTTAAAGAAAAACCAAAACTTAGATTTATCAACTTTGAGCCTAGGCAGTATGATTATGATGACTTAGAGAAGAAACTTCTAGGATGGATAGAAGATAGTTAA
- a CDS encoding DUF2922 domain-containing protein has protein sequence MEYVLAMTFITENGLKSNFSISGVKPDVTPAEVNSLMDIIIQKNVFFSSSGALVKKSEAKLTEKTVTKIDVA, from the coding sequence ATGGAATATGTTTTAGCAATGACTTTTATAACTGAAAATGGATTAAAAAGCAACTTCAGCATCAGCGGAGTTAAACCTGATGTTACTCCTGCTGAGGTAAATTCTCTAATGGACATAATTATTCAAAAGAACGTCTTCTTCAGTTCTTCTGGAGCTTTAGTAAAAAAATCAGAAGCTAAATTGACAGAGAAAACTGTTACTAAAATTGATGTAGCATAA
- a CDS encoding YvrJ family protein: MGINDMMSLITNAGFPIAVCAYLLFRLEKQLSTLSSSINKLNTIISTKLGVVIDTSCDNEVQNLK, from the coding sequence ATGGGAATTAACGATATGATGAGCCTTATTACTAATGCTGGATTTCCTATAGCAGTGTGCGCTTATTTACTATTTCGCCTTGAAAAACAACTCTCCACTCTTTCATCTTCAATAAACAAATTAAATACTATAATTTCTACTAAACTAGGTGTTGTCATTGATACTTCATGTGATAACGAAGTTCAAAATCTGAAATAA
- a CDS encoding DUF4160 domain-containing protein: MPVITRFYGIVVKMYPNDHTPPYFHAIYGEYVGVIDINTLEMIEGYLSNRALKLVKEWAEKYQKDLIDMWNTKLFRKLDGLE, encoded by the coding sequence ATGCCAGTTATTACAAGATTTTATGGGATAGTAGTAAAGATGTATCCAAATGATCATACACCACCATATTTTCATGCAATATATGGAGAATATGTTGGTGTTATAGATATAAATACATTAGAAATGATAGAAGGTTATTTATCAAATAGAGCTTTAAAATTAGTAAAAGAATGGGCTGAGAAATATCAAAAAGATTTGATAGATATGTGGAATACTAAATTATTTAGGAAGTTAGATGGCTTAGAATAA